The following proteins come from a genomic window of Geomonas sp. RF6:
- a CDS encoding helix-turn-helix transcriptional regulator encodes MPIIVSNSVKKLREERLMSKAELARLAGVSPITVDRIERGEECRMETKRKILLALGFSLSEKDKVFQD; translated from the coding sequence ATGCCCATAATCGTTAGCAACAGCGTCAAAAAGTTGAGGGAAGAGCGTTTGATGAGCAAGGCCGAGCTGGCCCGCCTGGCCGGCGTCTCCCCCATCACCGTCGACAGGATCGAGCGTGGTGAGGAGTGCAGGATGGAGACGAAGCGCAAGATCCTGCTGGCGCTCGGTTTTTCACTCTCCGAAAAGGACAAGGTGTTTCAGGACTAA
- the pilM gene encoding type IV pilus biogenesis protein PilM, with protein sequence MLFTRKKEIVGIDIGSSAVKLVQLRSLKGGFQLSNVGLLPLPAEAIVDNTLMDSSSIVETIKNLLQSLSIKAKEAACSISGNAVIIRKISLPVMPEEELEDQIHWEAEQYIPFDINDVNIDFQILSPDEHDPSKMNVLLVASKKDIINDYQTVFTEAGLRLVVVDVDSFAVQNAYEANYEDGFTEVVALVNIGASIMNLNIVRGGVSLFTRDVQMGGNLYTEEIQKQYGVSTEDAEAMKVGAFASGDARLKEIMQRVNDSISLEMRRSLDFYNSTAGDERIVKVYLSGGGAKTPFLIDAVQQKLQLPVEILNPFTKVAVNEKDFDPAYLEEIAPLMTVAMGLALRRGGDK encoded by the coding sequence ATGCTCTTCACAAGAAAAAAAGAGATAGTGGGGATCGACATAGGTTCCAGCGCGGTGAAGCTGGTCCAGTTGAGGTCGCTGAAGGGGGGCTTCCAGCTCTCCAACGTGGGGCTCCTGCCGCTGCCGGCGGAGGCGATCGTGGACAACACCCTCATGGACAGCTCCTCCATCGTGGAGACGATCAAGAACCTCCTGCAGAGCCTCTCCATAAAAGCGAAGGAGGCGGCGTGCTCCATCTCCGGCAACGCGGTCATCATCAGGAAGATCTCGCTGCCGGTCATGCCCGAGGAGGAGCTGGAGGACCAGATCCACTGGGAGGCGGAGCAGTACATCCCCTTCGACATCAACGACGTGAACATCGACTTCCAGATACTCTCCCCGGACGAGCACGACCCCTCCAAGATGAACGTCCTTCTGGTGGCGAGCAAGAAGGACATCATAAACGACTACCAGACTGTCTTCACGGAGGCGGGGCTGAGGCTCGTGGTGGTGGACGTCGACTCCTTTGCGGTGCAAAACGCCTACGAGGCGAACTACGAGGACGGCTTCACCGAGGTCGTGGCGCTGGTGAACATCGGCGCGAGCATCATGAACCTGAACATCGTGCGCGGCGGGGTCTCCCTTTTTACCCGCGACGTGCAGATGGGGGGGAACCTGTACACGGAGGAGATCCAGAAGCAGTACGGGGTTTCCACGGAGGATGCCGAGGCGATGAAAGTCGGCGCCTTCGCCTCCGGCGACGCGCGTCTGAAGGAGATCATGCAGCGGGTGAACGACTCCATCTCCCTTGAGATGCGCCGCTCCCTCGACTTCTACAACTCCACGGCAGGGGACGAGCGGATCGTAAAGGTGTACCTCTCCGGGGGTGGGGCGAAGACCCCCTTCCTGATCGATGCCGTCCAGCAGAAGCTGCAGCTGCCGGTGGAAATCTTAAACCCCTTCACGAAGGTGGCGGTGAACGAGAAAGACTTCGACCCCGCCTACCTGGAGGAGATCGCGCCCCTCATGACGGTCGCCATGGGCCTTGCGCTGAGGCGGGGAGGGGATAAATGA
- a CDS encoding PilN domain-containing protein, producing the protein MIRINLLPVRASKKKETIRQQISIAAGTLVLVLLIGVALYFATVSKIAAAKEKIQTSESELTSLKSKIGAINNIKKLQADVKKKLDVLNSLRKEKTGPASRLAALSDAVPEKLWLTRYSENGANVSVGGIALSEDLIAAFMRNLQGNPAFTNVELQVSEQTEMAGVKAKRFDINFSIKGK; encoded by the coding sequence ATGATCCGCATCAATCTCTTACCGGTACGCGCCTCCAAAAAGAAGGAGACGATCAGGCAGCAGATCTCCATCGCGGCCGGCACCCTCGTCCTGGTTCTGTTGATCGGCGTAGCTCTCTACTTCGCTACCGTTTCGAAAATCGCCGCGGCAAAGGAGAAGATCCAGACCTCGGAGAGCGAGCTGACGTCGCTGAAGTCGAAGATCGGCGCCATCAACAACATAAAGAAGCTGCAGGCAGATGTTAAGAAGAAGCTCGACGTCCTGAATAGCCTCAGGAAGGAGAAGACCGGTCCGGCCAGCCGCCTCGCCGCCCTTTCCGACGCGGTGCCGGAGAAGCTCTGGCTCACGAGATACTCGGAGAACGGGGCGAACGTGTCCGTCGGGGGGATCGCGCTCAGCGAGGACCTCATCGCCGCCTTCATGCGCAACCTGCAGGGAAATCCCGCCTTCACGAACGTGGAGCTCCAGGTCTCCGAACAGACGGAGATGGCGGGTGTGAAGGCGAAGCGCTTCGACATCAACTTCAGCATCAAGGGGAAGTAG
- a CDS encoding type 4a pilus biogenesis protein PilO yields the protein MDPSIEKVLKLPTKQKVALLCLMVLLEGALLYNFLYRPRMEELKSLQTQVEDLDRQIAESRRIANNLPRFKSDYEQLKKDLDNALTELPNSKEIPSLLTSISNAGKSAGLEFLLFKPRPEEKKEFYAAVPVDISVSGTFYQVADFFVAVGNLPRIVNINNVNFSDFKTVGGRTTLKVNCLATTFRFLDQKETKDEKTPAPK from the coding sequence ATGGATCCGTCAATAGAGAAAGTACTGAAGCTGCCCACCAAACAGAAGGTGGCGCTGTTATGCCTCATGGTGCTCCTGGAGGGTGCGCTCCTGTACAACTTCCTGTACAGGCCGCGCATGGAGGAGCTGAAGAGCCTTCAGACGCAGGTGGAGGATCTTGACCGCCAGATCGCCGAAAGCCGCCGCATCGCCAACAACCTGCCGAGGTTCAAGAGCGACTATGAGCAGCTGAAGAAGGACCTGGACAACGCCCTCACGGAGCTGCCGAACTCCAAGGAGATCCCCTCGCTTCTCACCAGCATCTCCAACGCCGGGAAGAGCGCAGGCCTCGAGTTTCTCCTCTTCAAGCCGCGCCCCGAGGAGAAGAAGGAATTCTACGCCGCAGTCCCTGTAGACATCTCCGTCTCCGGCACCTTCTACCAGGTTGCAGACTTCTTCGTCGCCGTCGGCAATCTCCCCCGCATCGTCAACATCAACAACGTGAACTTCTCCGACTTCAAGACCGTTGGTGGGCGCACCACCCTGAAGGTGAACTGCCTGGCCACCACCTTCCGTTTCCTTGACCAGAAAGAGACCAAGGATGAAAAGACTCCCGCACCGAAATAG
- a CDS encoding pilus assembly protein PilP gives MKRLPHRNRALLCALTLMVALLPACKKKEEAPAPATPAAPQPAPAPQAAPVQKQHSSAQAQGGGQGDFKARRDPFKPFLEAQPQKPAEQQGETLRPKGDELPIQSFEVSKFRVTGIIAGIKENRALLVDPQGKPYVVQVGMVVGNHQGRITRITPSSVEVVERYRDEAGHVKKRTIVLTLAKKR, from the coding sequence ATGAAAAGACTCCCGCACCGAAATAGGGCGCTTTTGTGCGCGCTCACGCTCATGGTCGCGCTCCTTCCTGCCTGCAAGAAGAAGGAGGAAGCGCCCGCGCCCGCGACCCCCGCGGCGCCGCAGCCCGCTCCCGCCCCGCAGGCGGCACCGGTACAGAAGCAGCACTCCTCCGCACAAGCGCAGGGTGGAGGGCAGGGCGACTTCAAGGCGCGCCGCGACCCCTTCAAGCCTTTCCTGGAGGCGCAGCCGCAGAAGCCCGCCGAGCAGCAGGGGGAGACGCTGCGCCCGAAAGGGGACGAGCTGCCGATACAGAGCTTCGAGGTGAGCAAGTTCAGGGTCACCGGGATCATCGCGGGGATCAAGGAGAACCGCGCGCTTCTGGTCGACCCCCAGGGGAAACCGTACGTCGTGCAGGTAGGGATGGTGGTGGGAAACCACCAGGGGCGCATCACGCGGATCACCCCCTCGTCGGTTGAGGTGGTGGAGCGCTACCGCGACGAAGCCGGACACGTCAAGAAGAGAACCATAGTGCTTACGCTGGCCAAGAAAAGGTAA
- the pilQ gene encoding type IV pilus secretin family protein, with protein sequence MRMYPSRTLCQALTLISLWAACSGCVKRMSAANEPLPAERSSYATIQSVQVSQDASQVELKSDRPLTYTSYKLDAPPKVIVDLSQTEPGAAATAQEINAGNIKRIDLMRQPVGGGVLTRMEIALRSDAEFEVNTDPQDKGKLIVKLAPAAAVAPQPQAEVKQEAPPADAKGEANAEHPVLAASATPSAAAAEPKVEERRVTEEPVPAAKEAPAPAAVAQAAAPDGAAGGVAPAPSVQAATSEPAPAEQKSAQAGAPESKAAPAPSAPAGAPQRLLTSVAVSPDGIDLGIAGGIETFSAFKLRAPDRLVLDLFGVKNKVKQSVVPIEAYGIGSARIGITPDKVRVVLDAPEGLAPFEVRPTDNGLRIRFKGKAPAAVAAAPVEKGAPAEPPQPEAKAPAAPAATPASRERIAAPVKTQVEVPATSLKKGKGALEAVDFKVVENRARVLLKLAGDCQAGKPVRTAEGISLVLRNCQVPKKLQRSLDTSGFGSNVLSVVPYQVKAKTGYQARVQVRMSESSPFTTFQEGDTFVLEIEQTKPAAAAKAPVAPVAPRHEKAAPPAAEELAAAPAEQSGVVELPPTVGSTVAQKKVYKGRRVTLEFSDADVRKIFQLIAEVSNLNFLVADDVTGTISIKLVNVPWDQALDVILDNKGLGMQREGNIVQIKPKGRILSQADEETAAKKARERTMELRTAVFDVNYASVSDVMMQFAALKSDRGLITKDERTSKVIVKDIAMAIDEMRNLLKTLDTPEKQVMIEARIVEASSNFTRDLGVQWAIHYKDASASTAGINTLDTGFGGVVSTVLPTLTTGGLATGMSFGKLTSNIQIDMRLSAAATIGQVKIISTPKVVTLNNKAAKISQGQSIPYQTTSAEGTKTEFVEAALTLEVTPHITPDGSVSMKIKASNNSPGSGTPPPINKKEATTELVVANGETTVIGGIYVDSDTDTNTGVPFLSDIPLLGWLFKSNTKSKIKTELLIFITPKLVI encoded by the coding sequence ATGAGAATGTACCCAAGCAGAACCCTTTGTCAGGCGCTGACACTCATCTCTTTGTGGGCGGCCTGCTCCGGCTGCGTAAAGAGGATGTCCGCGGCGAACGAGCCGCTTCCGGCGGAACGCTCCAGCTACGCCACGATACAGTCGGTGCAGGTCTCCCAGGACGCTTCCCAGGTGGAGCTGAAGAGCGACAGGCCCCTCACCTACACCTCCTACAAGCTCGATGCGCCGCCGAAGGTCATTGTGGACCTCTCCCAGACCGAGCCTGGCGCCGCGGCGACCGCCCAGGAGATCAACGCCGGAAATATAAAGCGTATCGACCTGATGCGCCAGCCGGTCGGCGGCGGGGTCCTTACCCGCATGGAGATCGCGCTTCGCTCCGATGCGGAGTTCGAGGTGAACACCGACCCGCAGGACAAGGGGAAGCTCATCGTGAAGCTCGCACCTGCCGCGGCGGTAGCGCCCCAGCCGCAGGCGGAGGTGAAGCAGGAGGCGCCGCCGGCGGACGCCAAAGGTGAGGCTAACGCGGAGCACCCCGTCCTTGCCGCGTCCGCTACCCCCTCCGCTGCTGCAGCCGAGCCGAAAGTTGAAGAAAGAAGGGTCACGGAGGAGCCGGTTCCCGCCGCCAAGGAGGCCCCGGCCCCCGCAGCCGTCGCACAGGCGGCAGCGCCGGACGGCGCCGCAGGCGGAGTCGCCCCCGCCCCCTCTGTGCAGGCCGCAACCTCGGAGCCGGCACCTGCCGAGCAGAAAAGCGCACAGGCGGGTGCGCCGGAGTCGAAAGCCGCCCCCGCCCCATCCGCTCCTGCAGGTGCCCCGCAGCGCCTCCTTACCTCTGTGGCAGTTTCGCCGGACGGGATTGACCTCGGCATCGCCGGCGGGATCGAGACCTTCAGCGCCTTCAAGCTCCGCGCGCCTGACCGCCTGGTGCTCGACCTCTTCGGCGTGAAAAACAAGGTGAAGCAGAGTGTGGTGCCGATAGAGGCGTACGGCATCGGCAGCGCACGGATCGGGATCACCCCCGACAAGGTCCGCGTCGTCCTCGATGCGCCGGAAGGGCTGGCGCCGTTCGAGGTGCGCCCGACCGACAACGGTCTGCGTATCCGTTTCAAGGGTAAGGCGCCGGCAGCGGTCGCAGCGGCGCCGGTCGAAAAAGGTGCGCCGGCCGAGCCCCCCCAGCCTGAAGCGAAGGCTCCGGCCGCTCCGGCTGCGACCCCTGCCTCCCGCGAGCGCATCGCGGCCCCTGTGAAGACGCAGGTAGAAGTTCCGGCCACCTCTCTGAAGAAAGGGAAGGGGGCACTGGAGGCCGTCGACTTCAAGGTTGTGGAGAACAGGGCGCGCGTCCTTTTGAAGCTCGCCGGCGATTGCCAGGCGGGGAAACCGGTCCGTACGGCGGAGGGAATCTCCCTTGTGCTCAGGAACTGCCAGGTACCGAAAAAGCTGCAGCGCTCACTTGATACCTCCGGCTTCGGCTCCAACGTCCTCTCGGTCGTTCCGTACCAGGTGAAGGCGAAGACCGGCTACCAGGCGAGGGTGCAGGTGCGCATGAGCGAGTCCTCCCCCTTCACCACCTTCCAGGAAGGGGACACCTTCGTTCTGGAGATAGAGCAGACAAAACCTGCTGCTGCAGCGAAGGCGCCGGTGGCGCCCGTGGCGCCGCGCCACGAGAAGGCGGCTCCCCCTGCAGCGGAGGAACTCGCCGCCGCACCCGCGGAGCAGAGCGGTGTGGTGGAGCTTCCCCCGACGGTCGGCTCGACTGTTGCCCAGAAGAAGGTGTACAAGGGGCGCCGGGTGACCCTTGAATTCTCCGATGCGGATGTGCGCAAGATCTTCCAGCTTATCGCCGAGGTCAGCAACCTGAACTTCCTTGTGGCGGACGATGTCACCGGGACCATCAGCATAAAGCTCGTGAACGTCCCCTGGGACCAGGCGCTGGACGTCATCCTCGACAACAAGGGTCTCGGGATGCAGCGCGAGGGGAACATCGTCCAGATCAAGCCGAAAGGGAGGATCCTCAGCCAGGCCGACGAGGAGACTGCCGCGAAGAAGGCGCGGGAGCGGACGATGGAGCTCAGAACCGCCGTCTTTGACGTGAACTACGCGAGCGTTTCCGACGTCATGATGCAGTTTGCCGCCCTGAAGAGCGACCGCGGACTCATCACGAAGGACGAGCGCACCAGCAAGGTCATCGTAAAAGACATCGCGATGGCGATCGACGAGATGCGTAACCTCCTGAAGACCCTCGACACCCCGGAGAAGCAGGTGATGATCGAGGCGCGCATCGTGGAGGCTTCCTCCAACTTCACCCGCGACCTGGGGGTGCAGTGGGCGATCCACTACAAGGACGCGTCGGCCTCCACCGCCGGCATCAACACGCTCGATACCGGCTTTGGCGGCGTTGTCTCCACGGTGCTGCCGACCCTTACCACCGGCGGTCTTGCCACCGGGATGTCGTTCGGGAAGCTCACCAGCAACATCCAGATCGACATGAGGCTCTCCGCTGCGGCCACCATCGGCCAGGTAAAGATCATCTCCACCCCGAAGGTCGTGACGCTGAACAACAAGGCGGCGAAGATCTCGCAGGGGCAGTCGATTCCGTACCAGACGACCTCGGCGGAGGGGACGAAGACCGAGTTCGTGGAGGCGGCCCTCACCCTCGAGGTCACGCCGCACATCACCCCCGACGGCTCCGTCAGCATGAAGATCAAGGCGAGCAACAACTCCCCCGGCTCCGGTACCCCGCCGCCGATCAACAAGAAAGAGGCGACCACCGAACTCGTGGTAGCCAACGGCGAGACGACGGTCATCGGCGGGATCTACGTGGACAGCGACACCGACACCAACACCGGGGTGCCGTTCCTGTCCGACATCCCGCTCCTGGGATGGCTCTTCAAGTCGAACACAAAGTCGAAGATCAAGACGGAGCTTTTGATCTTCATTACGCCGAAGCTGGTGATCTGA
- the aroC gene encoding chorismate synthase — MFRYLTAGESHGPQLTAIVEGIPAGLSLTEEEINKDLARRQGGYGRGGRMLIETDKARLLSGVRWGKTLGSPITLAVINSDWVNWEKRMSPLEEDRDDSIRVTRARPGHADLPGAMKYGHDDVRNILERSSARETAVRVAVGAVAKAYLSAFGITVTGCVTELCGIKAERPALPAEELQRIIAASPLYTCDPEADQKMIALIDKAKADGDTLGGVVEVRVNGLPAGLGSHVQWDRKLDARLAAAVMSIQAFKGVEVGLGFDAARAPGSQVHDEIFFDGERVANGAQSGFFRKTNKAGGLEGGITNGEELIVRGAMKPIPTLYTPLRSVDILSKEPFEATVERSDVCAVPAAAVVAESVVAIEVVNAFMEKFGGDSIEETRRNFTSYLQYLREF, encoded by the coding sequence ATGTTCAGGTACCTCACCGCGGGGGAATCGCACGGCCCGCAGCTTACCGCCATAGTAGAAGGAATTCCCGCAGGGCTTTCCCTTACCGAAGAAGAGATCAACAAGGACCTGGCAAGGCGGCAGGGCGGCTACGGCCGCGGCGGTCGCATGCTCATCGAGACGGACAAGGCGCGTCTTCTCTCCGGCGTGCGCTGGGGAAAGACGCTCGGCTCCCCCATCACGCTAGCGGTAATAAACAGCGACTGGGTCAACTGGGAAAAGCGCATGTCCCCCCTAGAGGAGGACCGCGACGACAGCATCAGGGTCACCCGGGCGCGCCCGGGGCACGCGGACCTCCCCGGCGCCATGAAGTACGGGCACGACGACGTGCGAAACATCCTGGAGCGCTCCAGCGCCCGCGAGACCGCGGTGCGGGTGGCGGTCGGCGCCGTGGCGAAGGCGTACCTTTCCGCCTTCGGCATCACGGTCACCGGGTGCGTCACCGAGCTCTGCGGCATAAAGGCAGAGCGCCCCGCTCTCCCTGCCGAGGAACTGCAAAGGATCATCGCGGCTTCCCCGCTGTACACCTGCGACCCTGAGGCGGACCAGAAGATGATCGCCCTCATCGACAAGGCAAAGGCCGATGGCGATACGCTGGGCGGCGTCGTCGAGGTGCGGGTAAACGGCCTCCCCGCCGGGCTTGGCAGCCATGTGCAATGGGACCGGAAGCTCGACGCGCGTCTCGCCGCTGCCGTTATGAGCATCCAGGCGTTCAAGGGGGTGGAGGTGGGGCTCGGCTTCGATGCCGCCCGCGCACCGGGCTCCCAGGTGCACGACGAGATCTTCTTCGACGGGGAGAGGGTAGCTAACGGGGCGCAGAGCGGCTTCTTCAGGAAGACGAACAAGGCGGGGGGCCTGGAGGGGGGGATCACCAACGGTGAGGAACTGATCGTGCGCGGCGCCATGAAGCCGATCCCCACGCTGTACACGCCGTTGCGGTCGGTGGACATCCTCTCCAAGGAGCCCTTCGAGGCGACGGTGGAGCGCTCTGACGTCTGCGCGGTTCCCGCTGCTGCCGTCGTTGCGGAGTCGGTGGTGGCAATCGAGGTCGTCAACGCCTTCATGGAGAAGTTTGGCGGAGACAGCATCGAGGAGACCCGGAGGAATTTCACCTCCTACCTCCAGTACCTGCGAGAGTTCTGA
- a CDS encoding shikimate kinase: MRNIFLTGFMGCGKTSVGQVLAAITGFRFVDLDRAIVEEAGATVKEIFAGEGEPAFRRLESEVLAKVAQEEGIIVSTGGGAVIAEDNRSVMRQHGTIVNLTASVAALVERLSGDSERPLLQDDPSGERIATLMASREGYYADADLRIDTTGKTVEAIAAEIVHFMEGEGNSRTEPLF; this comes from the coding sequence TTGAGGAACATCTTTCTTACAGGCTTCATGGGGTGCGGCAAGACGAGCGTCGGCCAGGTGCTCGCTGCGATCACCGGGTTCCGCTTCGTCGACCTTGACCGCGCCATCGTTGAAGAGGCCGGCGCGACCGTGAAGGAGATCTTCGCGGGGGAGGGTGAGCCGGCCTTCCGCCGCCTCGAGAGCGAGGTGCTCGCGAAGGTGGCGCAGGAGGAAGGGATCATCGTGAGTACCGGCGGCGGTGCCGTTATCGCCGAGGATAACCGCAGCGTCATGCGGCAACACGGGACGATTGTGAACCTGACGGCGAGCGTGGCAGCGCTTGTGGAGCGGCTCTCCGGCGACAGCGAGCGTCCCCTCCTGCAGGATGACCCGTCGGGGGAGCGGATCGCGACGCTCATGGCGAGCCGGGAAGGGTACTATGCCGATGCGGATCTGCGCATCGACACCACTGGAAAGACGGTGGAGGCGATCGCCGCGGAGATTGTGCACTTTATGGAAGGGGAGGGGAACTCTCGAACGGAGCCCCTGTTCTAG
- the aroB gene encoding 3-dehydroquinate synthase, whose translation MERIKVDLAERSYDITIGAGNLHTLGDRCKALSLSGTAAVVTNRTIAPLYLERACASLAAAGYRTVPVKLPDGEAFKESGTLNLIYDSLVEAALDRGSFIVALGGGVIGDMAGFAAATYLRGIPFVQVPTTLLSQVDSSVGGKTGINHPKGKNLIGAFYQPKGVLIDVALLDTLPDREYLSGLGEVVKYGAVLDAPFFTFLEENVDRLLARDKDALIHAVGRSCALKARVVESDERESGLRAVLNYGHTLGHAVETLTHYSRFLHGEAVAIGMVQAARISRSLGLCGDEECRRIEALLQKLRLPLELPFFPFEEYEEALSHDKKVRHSGLTFVCNKGIGDFSLERVTDPGKLLKICGIGA comes from the coding sequence GTGGAAAGAATAAAAGTGGATCTGGCCGAGCGCAGCTACGACATCACCATCGGCGCCGGCAATCTTCATACTCTCGGTGACAGGTGCAAGGCGCTCTCCCTCTCCGGGACCGCCGCGGTCGTGACGAACCGGACGATCGCGCCCCTCTACCTCGAGCGGGCCTGCGCGAGCCTCGCGGCCGCCGGCTATCGCACCGTTCCGGTTAAACTTCCGGACGGCGAGGCGTTCAAGGAGAGCGGCACACTGAACCTCATCTACGACTCCCTGGTGGAGGCAGCCTTGGACCGCGGCTCCTTCATAGTAGCTCTCGGGGGGGGGGTCATCGGCGACATGGCGGGCTTTGCTGCTGCGACATATCTGCGCGGCATCCCCTTCGTCCAGGTTCCCACGACGCTCCTCTCGCAGGTCGATTCGAGCGTTGGCGGGAAGACCGGCATCAATCACCCGAAGGGTAAGAACCTGATCGGCGCCTTTTACCAGCCGAAGGGGGTGCTGATCGACGTCGCCCTCCTGGACACCCTGCCGGACCGCGAGTACTTGAGCGGACTCGGGGAGGTGGTGAAGTACGGCGCCGTTCTCGACGCCCCCTTCTTCACCTTTCTGGAAGAGAACGTCGACCGGCTCCTGGCGCGCGACAAGGACGCCCTGATCCACGCAGTCGGCCGCTCCTGCGCGCTGAAAGCCCGCGTTGTGGAGAGCGACGAGCGCGAGTCGGGCCTTCGGGCGGTGCTCAATTACGGCCACACCCTCGGTCACGCCGTGGAGACCCTCACGCACTACAGCCGTTTCCTGCACGGCGAGGCGGTAGCGATCGGCATGGTGCAGGCTGCCCGCATCTCCCGCTCCTTAGGGCTTTGCGGCGACGAGGAGTGCCGCCGGATAGAGGCGCTCCTGCAAAAGCTGCGTCTCCCGCTGGAGCTTCCGTTCTTCCCCTTCGAGGAGTACGAAGAGGCGCTCTCCCACGACAAGAAGGTTCGCCACTCCGGTCTTACATTCGTCTGCAACAAAGGGATCGGCGACTTTTCCCTCGAGAGGGTAACCGATCCCGGGAAGCTGCTGAAGATCTGCGGCATAGGAGCATGA
- a CDS encoding tetratricopeptide repeat protein, with amino-acid sequence MIETAISFWADIKRYEDMLEADPRSYCFAPLSELYRKLGLLDDAISVAKKGCTLHPEYAGGFLALAAALLDKGEKGAAREALERVVGSNPDNLRAQKLLSQVYAEAGETDLAREALRRVLADNPDDAESALLLRTLSGSAPVTAAAEDAVEEVELEEVELVEELTDELEPEELFEMEELFDLEEPLPEEPEPPQAPAPPVAAQGKDPLSTATMAELYLSQGFPEKALRIYRALLEDDPANLTYTRRAAELERAIAAAAEAGVPAVEEEDLPNVEEGELSFAAEEEAAFAAGDEGALAGAEEWAPFAAAEEQAPAVVPPLAPVAASPVPSAAHLAKSDQQTVEILEEWLENIRRRKQHAL; translated from the coding sequence ATGATAGAAACCGCCATTTCTTTCTGGGCTGACATAAAGCGATACGAGGACATGCTGGAAGCGGATCCCCGCTCGTACTGCTTTGCACCGCTGTCGGAGCTGTACCGCAAGCTCGGGCTTCTGGACGATGCCATCTCCGTCGCCAAAAAAGGGTGCACCCTGCACCCCGAATACGCCGGCGGCTTTCTGGCGCTGGCCGCAGCCCTCCTGGACAAGGGGGAGAAGGGGGCGGCGCGCGAGGCCCTGGAGCGGGTGGTCGGCTCGAACCCGGACAACCTGCGGGCTCAGAAGCTCCTGAGCCAGGTCTACGCCGAGGCGGGAGAGACCGATCTGGCGCGCGAGGCTCTCCGGCGCGTTCTCGCCGACAACCCCGACGACGCCGAGAGCGCGCTCCTGTTGCGCACCCTCTCCGGCAGCGCGCCCGTGACGGCCGCCGCCGAAGACGCAGTGGAGGAGGTGGAACTGGAGGAGGTCGAGCTCGTCGAGGAACTGACCGACGAACTGGAGCCGGAGGAGCTTTTCGAGATGGAGGAACTATTCGACCTCGAGGAGCCGTTGCCGGAGGAGCCGGAGCCGCCGCAAGCTCCCGCCCCGCCGGTCGCGGCACAGGGGAAGGATCCGCTCTCCACCGCCACCATGGCTGAACTCTACCTCTCGCAGGGGTTTCCGGAGAAGGCGCTGCGCATCTACCGCGCGCTCCTCGAGGACGACCCGGCTAACCTGACGTACACAAGGCGTGCGGCCGAGCTCGAGCGTGCCATTGCCGCTGCCGCCGAAGCCGGGGTCCCTGCAGTCGAGGAAGAGGATCTCCCGAACGTAGAGGAGGGGGAGCTTTCCTTTGCCGCCGAAGAGGAAGCCGCTTTCGCAGCCGGTGACGAGGGGGCTCTTGCAGGCGCTGAAGAATGGGCGCCCTTTGCCGCGGCAGAGGAGCAAGCTCCCGCTGTCGTCCCCCCGCTGGCGCCGGTTGCCGCGTCTCCCGTCCCCTCCGCGGCTCATCTTGCCAAAAGTGATCAGCAGACAGTGGAAATCCTCGAGGAGTGGCTAGAGAATATAAGAAGGAGGAAGCAGCATGCCCTTTAA
- a CDS encoding roadblock/LC7 domain-containing protein, giving the protein MPFKSILQQIVEESGGGLGGIVMGYDGIAIDEYQAQRDELDVHLLAVEYASVLKEIKRTVGVLKTGELEEVSISSEQCRVIVRGVSDDFFVALVLSADGNYGKGRYLLKRDAWKLREALQ; this is encoded by the coding sequence ATGCCCTTTAAGAGCATCTTGCAGCAGATCGTGGAGGAAAGCGGCGGAGGTCTCGGCGGGATCGTCATGGGGTACGACGGCATCGCCATCGACGAGTACCAGGCGCAGCGCGATGAACTCGACGTGCACCTTCTGGCGGTGGAATACGCCTCTGTACTGAAGGAGATCAAGAGGACGGTGGGGGTCCTGAAGACCGGGGAGCTGGAAGAGGTCTCCATCTCCAGCGAGCAGTGCCGGGTCATCGTGCGCGGCGTGAGCGACGACTTCTTCGTTGCCCTCGTACTTTCGGCAGACGGCAATTACGGCAAAGGGCGCTACCTCCTGAAGCGCGACGCCTGGAAACTGCGCGAGGCGCTCCAGTAA